The genomic segment ATCGAAAATGCGATTGAAGACAATATCCAGTCCATTCACCAGGTCGATGGTCTGCTGGCCAAATATCTGAAACTCAACAGCGACAAATTAGAGGAGGCATGCCAGTCGCCGACGGCATTTTTTGCGAACGAACTGATCAAGGAAGGGGGGGTTGCCTTTGTCAAAACGCCCACGCACAGAGACGCAGACAATGGAGAGACGATCCAACGCACGATCTCACCTGATCAGGCAAACGGCGTAACCAGAATCACCTATCAATTCAAAGCGCCGGAACAGAGCATCGGCACGGAGCGTCGCGTTGTTGAAGTGCACCCCAACTTTCAGGTGGATTGCACCAGCGATGTCACCACTGCTGAAGCCGCAGCGGTAGCAGACACTGAAAAAGCAGTGAAAACCCCCAAGAAAAAGCAGTCCACAAAAACAACCAAGACGAAAAAGAACACAACGCGCTCGAAAGGGAAAAGCAAGCGCAAGTGTTCCTTGCGTCAATGGATCAAAGGCCGGTGCTGATCAACCAACCATTTTTTCGCTGATGGGTCTCACCGTTGTGACCACCAGGCGGCTACCCGCCTGCTCCCTCAAGGCCCAACCGTGCATCACTGCGGCGGCGCATTCCGGCCAGAACGGAGCCATCGGTTGCAGGATCCTGGCCATAGGAGGGCAACACAGCCCGCAAGCGTTCCTGCCATTGCAGGGTCTCCAGCTGGTCTGCAAAGCAGCGCTCCAGCACCTCCAGCATGATCGTCACCGCCGTGCTGGCACCGGGAGAGGCTCCCAACAGGGCGGCCAGGGATCCATCGCCTGAGGCCACAACCTCGGTTCCGAGCTGCAGACGGCCTCCCTCCCGCTTGCTGCTTTTGATGATCTGAACGCGCTGGCCCGCCACCGAAAGGCTCCAGTCCTCGGGATCGGCCATGGGCATGAACGCCTGCAGTGCCGCGTGGCGCTCCTCCGGACTCTGACGCAGTTGATTCACCAGGTAGCGAACCAGTTCGACGTTCTTGACGCCGACCTGCAGCATCGGAAAGACGTTGGTCGGCCGAACCGACTTGGGGAGGTCGAAGAGGGAGCCCTGCTTGAGGAACTTGCTGCTGAATCCGGCAAAGGGTCCGAACAGCAGCGAGCGCTGGCCATCGATCCAGCGGGTATCGAGGTGGGGGACGGACATCGGCGGGGCTCCCACGGCCGCCTTGCCATAGACCTTGGCCCGTTGCTGATCCGCCAACGCTGTGTTGTTGCAGACAAGCCAGAGCCCACTGACCGGGAACCCGGCAAAGTCGATCGCTTCCGGAATGCTGGAACGCTGCAATAAAGGCAGTGCACCACCACCGGCGCCGAGAAACACGAAGGACGTCTGAATGTCGAAACGGCCCGATGGACCGCTCAACTCCAGGCGCCAATCCGCCTCGGTCATGTCCGTGCGGCGCAGGCGATTGAGATCAAGCACCTCGGTGCCGTACCAGATGGTGAGGGCACCGGAGTTCTGAAGGGGCTGGAGATAGGCCCGGGTCAAGGCCCCGAAATCAATGTCGGTGCCCCGTTCGATGCGTGTGGCTGCAACCGGCTGCTGCGGATCCCGGCCCTCCATCACCAGAGGCATCCACTCCATCAGTTGCTGACGGTCCTCACTCCAGTGCATCGCTGCGAAGGCAGGAAGCTCACGGAGCTGACCGAAGCGCTGCTTCAGAAAAGCGATGTTGTCGTCGGTCCAGACCGCACTGATGTGCGCCGCCTGATGCAGAAACTCCCTGGGATCAAGGCTGCCGCGTTCAGCCAGGGATCCCCAGAATTCAAGACTGCGCTCAAAGGCAGCGTTGATCGCCACCGCTTTACTGGTGGCCACCGTGCCATCAGCTTGAAGCGGGGTGTAGTTGAGTTCGCAGTTGGCCGCATGGCCTGTTCCGGCGTTGTTGACAGCGGCGGAACTTTCCAGGGCCGGGGCGTCCAGCCGTTCCACCATCAGCAACCGCAGGTCCGGGTCGAGCTCGTGGAGCAAGGCCGCCAGGGTGGCGCCCATGATTCCAGCGCCCACAAGCACAGCGTCATAGTGGCCATCCGCCACGGAAGAGCTGTCTGAACCAGAAGAAGCGTCGTTCTGCACCGGAGCTGGGGTGAAAACCGCTCTCGTCACCTTATGGGGCAGCTCCGTAGTCTTGCTGTAACGAGTTCAGCGCAGCTTGATGAGCACCGACACCATGGCCCTCACCCTCGAGAACGTGGAGAAGGTGCTGGATGAACTGCGGCCCTTCCTGATGGCCGATGGCGGCAACGTGGAAGTGGTGGAGCTCGATGGCCCGATCGTGAAGGTGAGGCTGCAGGGCGCCTGCGGCAGCTGCCCCAGCAGCACCATGACCTTAAAGATGGGCATTGAACGCAAGATGCGCGAATCGATCCCGGAGGTGAGCGAAGTGGTTCAGGTGCTCTGAGCCGCCCGGGTATCCGCTTCCTCGTGCAGTCGCTTGATCGCCTGTTTGTCTACGGCACCCTGAAGGCCAACGGCAGCGCCCATGATCTGATCCGGGGGGCTGAACGGGAAGCCGACGGCCTTGTTGAAAACGCCGAAGTGATCGAGGTGCGCGGTTATCCGATGCTCAGATCAGGATCGGGAACGGTGCCCGGGGAGGTGTATCTCATCCCCGAGGATCGGTGGAGTGCTCTTGATGAGTGGGAGGACGCCCCAAGGGCTTATCAGCGCCGTAAGCGGCGACTCATGGATGGTCGCGAAGTGTGGGTTTATGAGGCGCCCTGAGGCGGTGCTGGACACACCTTCGCCTCGAAATCGCAGGCGTACACGGCCGGTTTCTGCCAGCTCAGTGGAATCTCCAGCAGATCACGGCTGCCGGTGATGCCCTGAACCACGAACAGGGCGGCCGCCAAGACGGAGAACGTGATGTGCAGACGCCGAAGGCGAAGGTCGCGCAGGATCTCGGGGCGGAGGGCGAGTGAACAGAGCATCAGGCCGGTGACCACAACGCCCGACCAGTAGTGATCCTGTTTCCACACCTCGGGTTGGGCGCCAAGCCCCAGCACGCCAGCCCAGCTGATCAGCGCGAAGACCAGACGCAACGACAATGCCTGGCTAAACCAAAGTGCCACCAGGCTGGCAACGCTGCCCAGCAGCACCAGAACCAACAGACCGGCTCGACCAATCCCGCCGGAGAATTCAGCAAGGGGCACCTTGCTGCCAATCGCTACCGCCAGAGCAATCAGCACCAGACACTGCACCGATGCGGCCAACCAGCGACCGAGCTGGCTGTGGTCGTGGCCGACAACTGCCGGGTGCTTCACCTTGTTGACCCGTCGCTGGCGGGTCTGCCAGGCGAGTCGCAGCACCATGCCGATCAGCGGATAAATGATCACGACGGCCAAAGCCGGATGCAGGAGCCACAACCAATCAACGGCGGTCACGTGCGGTGCGTGCTTCGGTGAGCCTTAACAACGTTCATGATGTCCTGAATGGCATCGACGAGGATGGGCTCTCAAAAATCTCTCAATATTTTTCACTGAATGTCTTTTTCTTCTAATCGTCGTTATCTGAATGCCAGTCTCTGGATAATTCTCTATGGCTCATCTGAAACTGATCCACAGCTCAACAAACGAGCACCAGAACAGCCAACAATGGCTGAAAAGATACATTCCTAGATCTGAGCACTAGATCTGGGTATTTGTTCTCGCAAACAAATAATCACCGTAATAGCTGATACATAACTGGGGATTGATTCTTGATAAAGAACTGTTGAGTTATGGCCGACATGAACTTCTCAGACTAGGTTTGTAAATGCTTGTGATTTCTATCTGCTGTTCTAAATGGATCATCTTCAAAAAAAGTACTTCACGCTTAAATCTCAAGTTGGCACCAAGCGTCATGATTTCTTAGCATCTCATAAGGGACGCCATGGAAACCTCTTTGGCGGTCCTGGCCGTGACACTCTCGTTGCGTCTGGTGGCCACGATCTGCTGCATGGTGGGGCGGGTGCTGATGTTTATGCAATTGCAACAACGGATAGAGAGCAGCGAAGACTTGCAAGGAAAGGCAAGCATCATGTGCACTCAATAATGGATTTTGATCCATCAGAGGGTGACACCCTAGATCTGTCTCACGTCGTAGACAACGTTAAAGATTTGAAATTTATTGGTGATAAGCCTTATCGAGGTCAGCGTGGCGTTATTCGTTTCCTTCCCAATGGTTACCCAGAGCCACCAACTACTGTGGAAGGCAACAAGAAAAATCGAAACTTCGAAGGGGATCTACTCAAGGTGAGCCGCTTGATTGAGGCTGGTTCCCAGAATTCAAGCTCCCGGTCTTCCACTTTCCGGAGCCGACGCCACCGAAAACTTCTCTCCCGTCCCATGTTCCGCCAATCCCGCCGACACCGCCCACACCTCCACCAGCGCCGCCAGTTGTTCACATTATTCCCAAGTCGCCAGATGTACCTCACACAGTAATTAAACTTCCGACGTCAACACCATCTTTGCCTATCCCGACAACAGGACCTGAAATTGCTAAGGCATTTACGTCCAGCTTAACCCCTAGCAATCTTGGAAAAACATTGACCGATTTAGGACATTCTTTTGTTAATGATACAATAAGTAGTGCCTTAAGTTCAAATCTGAACTTTGATAATTTAACAGATTTCGCAAGTAGTACTGCAAAGGGTATACCCATTCCTGGCTCCGATTCATATTTCAATATTGGACCTTTCGCTGATTTTACACCAAAGCTTTCGAACGTACGGATGCCATTTATTCCCCCGTTGAAGCCAATATCAATTGATGATCTTGGTGTTGATATCGACATGGTTTACGACATGGGAATTCAATCTACTGTGACAACTGGAACGAAAACAGGTTCCTTTAATTTGCCATCAGTCTCCTATACTCCTATTCCACTTGAATTCTATGATGATGGTTTTAATAGAGTAAACGGTGGAATTGAGGTTGGTTATCAGCCAAAGCTGGTTATTGGAGACGCGGCTACAAACAAAACTATCGGCATTAAGGTTGGTTTTAAAGGTGATATCGCCACAAAGATTCAATCGGAACCTACGATTGAAACTTCTGGTGAGCCATACGCGACTATCGATGACGATATAACTGGCTTTGGGCTTGAGCATGAAGTTGCTCTCAAGCTTAAACTTGGCGTTGAGGTAGGCCCTAAGCTTCCTGGTAGCGAATCTTACCTTCCAGAGGATGGCTGTAAAGCCTCTATAGTGGCTGGTGGCTTGGAATTGACAACCCCTTTGACAGTAGGCCTCTACACAGATAAGCAAAATACGCTTACACTTGAAAGTAAGATTTCACCTTATGGTGATATTGGAGCTCTTGCTTGTGGGGATTACTCTGTAACAGCTATACCGCTTGCATTTTCCGAGCCGATTGTACAATTGTTACCGAAGCAAACTATTAATATTTAGCCGCTTACATAATTTGCGTTAGCAAAGCCCTGCCTGAGCGGGGCTTTTTTGATGTACATGACCAATCAAGTATAAGAATTGGTCACTCCGCTTCTACATATTTGGAATGCTTGTGTCTAGCGCATCGGAGTAGGCAGGCTATTCACCTTGCTGATCAAGACCAATCCAAGGATCAGATCTGGCATAAGGTCAGACAATAAGGCATCAACTTCACTAATTCCAAAAATCAGCTAGTTGCTGCCTGTGCCTGAAGCGTTCACCATGTTGTTGCACACTTCCTCCGGTGGAACTGAACTAAAACTGCATGCCATCAGCTCAAAAGCTGCAGATCCTGATTCAGCAGATGCAAGGATGAGGAGGGGAGAAGTTCTGATAAATGAGACAACTCTATGGACGAACGACTCGTTACATCAAGCAATTATCCAAACAAATTGATAACAATAAAGGATAACCTAACCAGACACAGCTGGAAGGCGCTGAGACAAACCTAAATAACATTAAGATGGAATCCATTATGCGACCCCTTGCCGTTCAAATTCAGAGCAAATACAAGTAAGTTGTATTGCCTAATGCATACAAGGCAAAAGCTTCCTGTAGACGGCTTTTTAAAGAATCAAATACTTTCTCTTGAGTGATCTTATACCCTTCAATCTTGTTAAGACTGTCAATTTCTAATTCTCAATGGGGAAACTCCTATGATTATTTCGAGATTAACGATTAAATCCTTACACCATTTGGACATCGTCTCGACTATTACTTGAATCACCTTAGGCAATTTGAGAGACTAATGGATATTATATTTCGTATATTTTTTTGGGTTTACCCCTCTCACCACTACAGACGCAGTGATGCAACTCCTGGCCAAAATCCTATCTAGCAGTATGTGACGGAACTGCGTTAAACAATGCAGCAAATAGAGACAGTCTCTTCATAGGTATCGGTTTGCTGTTTGTAATACACCCGTAATGGCTATAAAAGTCAAATGGTGATGCGTTATTTATAATCCAAGAGCCGCTGATGTCACAATATATTGAGGTCATATACTTTGTCAGCAGTGAAGCTCTGATGTGACCGATCTGAACGGCGCTCAATTCAGAGATCTCTTCCCAGCACTGGCCAACAAGACCTATTTCAATTTCGGTGGGCAAGGACCTCTCCCCACCCCATCGTTGAACGCGATCACCAGCTGTTGGCAGCGCATTCAGGAACTGGGGCCATTCACAACCGATCTCTGGCCCTTCATCGGCACTGAGCTGAACAGCACCCGGCAGCAGTTAGCCAAGCTCTGCGGTGTCGCCCCCCATCGTCTTGCTCTTACGGAGAACGTCACCAGTGGATGCGTGTTGCCGCTCTGGGGTCTGCCGTTCAGCCCTGGCGATCACCTGCTGATCAGCGACTGCGAACACCCAGGTGTTGTGGCCGCCTGCGCCGAGCTGGCCCGTCGCGAGGGACTGCAGATCAACACCCTGCCGGTGCAGAACCTGCGAGGCGATCCGAGCGCCAGAGATGCCGGCGTGATGGATGCTCTTGAGCAAACCCTGCAGCCAAGGACCCGGCTGGTGGTGCTGTCCCATCTGCTCTGGAACACCGGCCAGATCATGCCGATCACCGCGGTGGCTGATCGCCTGAGCAACCACCCGCATCGGCCCTTCCTGCTGGTGGATGCCGCCCAGAGCTTCGGCCAGATCCCTACCGATCAAGCGGCCGCGGCGGCTGACATCTATGGCTTCACCGGCCACAAGTGGGCCTGCGGGCCGGAGGGACTCGGCGGAGTCGCGCTGTCTGAGCGGCTGCTTGCGGAGGCCAATCCAACCCTGATCGGCTGGCGCAGTCTCCGCAATGAGAGCAAGGCAGACCCCAGCAATCTCAATCCGTTCCACCACGACAGTCGACGCTTTGAAGTGGCCACCAGTTGCGTGCCCCTGATGGCAGGTCTGCGTTGCTCGCTCGATCTGCTTGAGCAGACCGGCTCCCCAGAGCAGCGACTGCAGCAAATCCGCTCGCTGAGCGGCAGGGTCTGGCAGGGGCTCGCAGATGTGCCCGGGGTGACGCCGCTTCTCTCCAGTGCGCCGGTGAGCGGACTCGTGAGCTTCACGTGGGGCAGCGAGCAGCCCCTCGGCGACCTGGTGAAACAGCTTGGCAGCGAGGGAATCTGGATCCGAGATCTGGCGGATCCTGATTGCCTGCGGGCCTGCACCCACACGTTCACAACAGACGAGGAGGTGGACGCCTTGATCGAGGCCTTGAAGCGACTGGCCACGACCTGAGGCCGATCCCGTAACACCAGCGTCTGCCGATCGAATCAGGCCAGACTGGTTGAGCGTGGATCAGCAGCGATGCTCTGGCTCAAGAAACTGAACTTCATGGAAACGGCAAAGCTGGAAATGGAGTTGATGAAAGCTTTCGAAGCCGGCGAAAATCTGGATGCCAAGATTCAGAGCCAAGCTGATCTCGCCGCCAGCACGAAGGATCCAGAACAGGCCTGGAAACTTGATGTCTGGAAAAAGATGTTGGTGAGAATCCGAAAAATGCAAACCATGATGAGCGGTGAAAGCCAACCGAAACCATGACAAAGGCACCATGGAGCACATGAAGTCCTGAGTGATGGCCTTCACCGCGGAATCTCTGACGAAAGCCATTTAGCTGTCGGCGTCCCCGATGTTTTTTACCTGCCGGCATCGGAGCCATGATGCATGTGTTGTCCGGCAGAAACATTGACATTGATCATTCAGGATGATCAATGTCAATCTTGTTCGCCTGCATCATTCATACCAGAGCAGATTGAATCCAGCTCCTGAATGTAAACCTCAATGTTGTTCACAGTGATCTCACTGAAGGCTTTTCCTGTTGACATCCTCGGGAGAGGTTTCTTGGCAATAGTTTCATAGGGCAACGAGAGTGCATGGCGATTTGTCACACTTTCATCCCAGAGTTCGCAGTGAACTCTCTGAAAATCTCGCTCACTCAATGAGGCACAGCCAACAAGAAAGGCACCAACCCACCAGCAGGATCTCAAGATCACCTCACGCCACGACATGAGCCGCATGGGTTGGGTCGCAAGAGCTGACAAGGCTTCTGACGGCTCCCATGCACTCCGTCAACGAGGC from the Synechococcus sp. KORDI-100 genome contains:
- a CDS encoding gamma-glutamylcyclotransferase — protein: MQSLDRLFVYGTLKANGSAHDLIRGAEREADGLVENAEVIEVRGYPMLRSGSGTVPGEVYLIPEDRWSALDEWEDAPRAYQRRKRRLMDGREVWVYEAP
- a CDS encoding prepilin-type N-terminal cleavage/methylation domain-containing protein, coding for MTSLNSQQKKSAYSWDIDQVIHMGGFQLRVRAKRHQGEKGFTLTEVMVSGVLVTMVMTSVGQMLTSSLAGSADIASRRRIENAIEDNIQSIHQVDGLLAKYLKLNSDKLEEACQSPTAFFANELIKEGGVAFVKTPTHRDADNGETIQRTISPDQANGVTRITYQFKAPEQSIGTERRVVEVHPNFQVDCTSDVTTAEAAAVADTEKAVKTPKKKQSTKTTKTKKNTTRSKGKSKRKCSLRQWIKGRC
- a CDS encoding DUF4079 domain-containing protein is translated as MTAVDWLWLLHPALAVVIIYPLIGMVLRLAWQTRQRRVNKVKHPAVVGHDHSQLGRWLAASVQCLVLIALAVAIGSKVPLAEFSGGIGRAGLLVLVLLGSVASLVALWFSQALSLRLVFALISWAGVLGLGAQPEVWKQDHYWSGVVVTGLMLCSLALRPEILRDLRLRRLHITFSVLAAALFVVQGITGSRDLLEIPLSWQKPAVYACDFEAKVCPAPPQGAS
- a CDS encoding calcium-binding protein, which translates into the protein MDHLQKKYFTLKSQVGTKRHDFLASHKGRHGNLFGGPGRDTLVASGGHDLLHGGAGADVYAIATTDREQRRLARKGKHHVHSIMDFDPSEGDTLDLSHVVDNVKDLKFIGDKPYRGQRGVIRFLPNGYPEPPTTVEGNKKNRNFEGDLLKVSRLIEAGSQNSSSRSSTFRSRRHRKLLSRPMFRQSRRHRPHLHQRRQLFTLFPSRQMYLTQ
- a CDS encoding NifU family protein, which encodes MSTDTMALTLENVEKVLDELRPFLMADGGNVEVVELDGPIVKVRLQGACGSCPSSTMTLKMGIERKMRESIPEVSEVVQVL
- a CDS encoding aminotransferase class V-fold PLP-dependent enzyme, which codes for MNGAQFRDLFPALANKTYFNFGGQGPLPTPSLNAITSCWQRIQELGPFTTDLWPFIGTELNSTRQQLAKLCGVAPHRLALTENVTSGCVLPLWGLPFSPGDHLLISDCEHPGVVAACAELARREGLQINTLPVQNLRGDPSARDAGVMDALEQTLQPRTRLVVLSHLLWNTGQIMPITAVADRLSNHPHRPFLLVDAAQSFGQIPTDQAAAAADIYGFTGHKWACGPEGLGGVALSERLLAEANPTLIGWRSLRNESKADPSNLNPFHHDSRRFEVATSCVPLMAGLRCSLDLLEQTGSPEQRLQQIRSLSGRVWQGLADVPGVTPLLSSAPVSGLVSFTWGSEQPLGDLVKQLGSEGIWIRDLADPDCLRACTHTFTTDEEVDALIEALKRLATT
- a CDS encoding malate:quinone oxidoreductase yields the protein MADGHYDAVLVGAGIMGATLAALLHELDPDLRLLMVERLDAPALESSAAVNNAGTGHAANCELNYTPLQADGTVATSKAVAINAAFERSLEFWGSLAERGSLDPREFLHQAAHISAVWTDDNIAFLKQRFGQLRELPAFAAMHWSEDRQQLMEWMPLVMEGRDPQQPVAATRIERGTDIDFGALTRAYLQPLQNSGALTIWYGTEVLDLNRLRRTDMTEADWRLELSGPSGRFDIQTSFVFLGAGGGALPLLQRSSIPEAIDFAGFPVSGLWLVCNNTALADQQRAKVYGKAAVGAPPMSVPHLDTRWIDGQRSLLFGPFAGFSSKFLKQGSLFDLPKSVRPTNVFPMLQVGVKNVELVRYLVNQLRQSPEERHAALQAFMPMADPEDWSLSVAGQRVQIIKSSKREGGRLQLGTEVVASGDGSLAALLGASPGASTAVTIMLEVLERCFADQLETLQWQERLRAVLPSYGQDPATDGSVLAGMRRRSDARLGLEGAGG